GTTCGGGGCGGACCCGGGCCGGATGGACGGCCTGGCTCCGGCGTTCGTGGACCTCCTCATGGGCCCTGAGCAGGCGGTACATGGTGGACACGCTCCCCAGGTAGGTCCCCTCGTCGAGCAGGACGAAGAAGACCTGGGCCGGCGAGAGGTCGACGAACCGGGGGGAGCGCAGGGCCTGAAGGACGGCATCCCGTTCCTGAGCGGTGAGCGCGTTGGGAGGCGTAGGGCGTGGCGGTGCCGGGCGAGCCTTGGCTGGGCGCCGCGACCGGTAGTGCGTGGCCCGGGGACGGCCCACCGCGGCGCAGGCGGAGCGCGTGCCGAGCAGCGGCTCGAGATCGGTGAACGCGGCGTCGATCACGGCTGCTGCCTGTGCTCCTCGGTGCTCTCGGCCAGCAGCCGCTCCAAGAGCTCCGATGCTTTTCCCGCGATTTCGAGGGCCAGGCGGTGCTTGGCCAGCTCGCCCTCCAGGCGCTCGATCCTCCGGTGGGCCCGGTCCAGCTCGACCTGGGCCTGGGTCCGGCGACGGCGGGACTTGGGGGCCAGCTCCCGAAGCGCGCCCTCGTCGCGGGCCCGCCGCCACTCCACCAGGTGGGAGCTGTACAGCCCCTCCCGCCGGAGGAGGGCGCCCTTCGCCCCCGCCTCCGTGAGGCGCTCGTACTCGTCGAGGATGGCCAGCTTGTACTCCGCGGAGAACCTGCGCCGGCGGGGCCGGTCGTCCTCTCTCACTTGGCCATCCTGGCCGTGTGAGAGCAACGCAGCATTCGTCAGGGTCATCGGTCTTCGAGCTCCTGTCTCGCCCTGGAGGGATGGAGTGCTACTGGAGGTGTCTCACCTCAGCCTGACAGACAGGGTACCGCTCCCGGTTGTCGACGAGTTCCGGTTGGTGATGGGTCATCGGATTCCTGACATAGCGGGAGCTTGAAGGATTTTTCGGTGATGTGTGCGCTGACACACCCATTCCCGGCGGTGTCACTGGGGCGTAGTAGGCTCGATCACCGATGGCGGCAGCAACGGTGTTTCCCACGAACAACCAGATCAACAAGGCGGGCAAGAAGCTTCGTGCGTGGTGGGGAGGTCTCGAACTCACGCGGGAAGACCTCTACCCTGCTCTTGATGTTGTCTCCGCCTACCGGGCGAGCCATCGGAAGCCGATGACGCACGCCAACATGGGTCTCCGCTCTGTCGTGAAGTCGCAGGGCTGCCAAGCGAAGATCTCGCAGCGGCTCAAGCAGATGCAGACCATCGTCGGCAAGCTTGAGCGGTACCCGAAGATGGCCCTTACGACCATGCAGGACATCGCCGGCTGTAGGGCCATCGTCGAAGACATCCTTCAGCTACGGCGAATCGAGGCGAAGCTCGTTGCGAACAGCATCGCGAGGACGGGCTCACCCCCGAAGGTGGACGACTACCTCAAGACTCCCAAGGCCTCGGGGTACCGCGGAGTCCATGTCATCGTTCAGTATGGAAACCCCCCTCGGAGCATCGAGGTTCAACTGCGTACACCCGTGATGCATGGATGGGCGTACACGGTCGAGCGTCTCGGTGGCAAGATCGGGCAGGATCTCAAGAGCGGATACGGTCCCCCGGAGGTGCTGCGGCTGATGGAGGCTATTTCCGAGGCGATGGAGCTTGAGGAAAGGGACGAACCGGTCGATAGTGCCCTTGTGGACCGAATCAACGACTTGCGGCGGGATGCGCTACCCTTCATGGTGGCACGTCCTAACGGGAGGTCCACGCCATGAGCGACATCCAACACTTCCTACTCGTCTTCGACCACGGCGCAGGGCACCTGGTCGAGGAAATTCCGTTTGGCTCCGACGGAGAGAGAGCCGTCGCTGCCTACTCCGCCAAGGAACGCGAGTACGCAGGCAAGCGTGACGTGGAGATCGTCCTGATCGGGTCCGACTCGATGG
The genomic region above belongs to Actinomycetota bacterium and contains:
- a CDS encoding RelA/SpoT domain-containing protein, translating into MAAATVFPTNNQINKAGKKLRAWWGGLELTREDLYPALDVVSAYRASHRKPMTHANMGLRSVVKSQGCQAKISQRLKQMQTIVGKLERYPKMALTTMQDIAGCRAIVEDILQLRRIEAKLVANSIARTGSPPKVDDYLKTPKASGYRGVHVIVQYGNPPRSIEVQLRTPVMHGWAYTVERLGGKIGQDLKSGYGPPEVLRLMEAISEAMELEERDEPVDSALVDRINDLRRDALPFMVARPNGRSTP